From the genome of Bicyclus anynana chromosome 20, ilBicAnyn1.1, whole genome shotgun sequence, one region includes:
- the LOC128199205 gene encoding serine-arginine protein 55-like produces MVVTIVLNLRKELLQQGEVTQERVFTVNLTSLNAQETRNSDQGLPAPTSQPEDLQVNPRSEGNSTGVRSRKRQRSRSRSHSRGRSRGRSRGRSRGHSRGRSRGHSRGRSRGHSRGRSRGHSRGRSRGHSRGKSRGHSRGRSRGHSRGASRGHSKERTCEHSRGKDMDGATRPILRIWELKT; encoded by the exons ATGGTGGTTACTATCGTGCTCAATCTACGCAAGGAACTGCTTCAACAAGGTGAGGTTACCCAAGAAAGAGTCTTTACTGTTAATTTAACAAGTCTTAACGCCCAAGAAACTCGTAACAGTGATCAAGGTTTGCCAGCACCTACTTCTCAACCTGAAGATCTACAAGTGAATCCACGAAGTGAAGGAAATTCGACAGGAGTGAGGTCTAGAAAGCGACAGAGAAGTAGATCTCGGAGTCATTCTAGAGGAAGATCTCGCGGTCGTTCCAGGGGAAGATCTCGTGGACATTCCAGGGGAAGATCTCGTGGACATTCTAGAGGAAGATCTCGTGGTCATTCTAGAGGAAGATCTCGTGGGCATTCTAGAGGAAGATCTCGTGGGCATTCTAGAGGGAAATCTCGTGGTCATTCTAGAGGAAGATCTCGTGGGCATTCTAGAGGAGCATCAAGAGGACATTCCAAAGAAAGAACTTGTGAACATAGTAGAG GGAAGGATATGGATGGCGCTACACGTCCAATACTTCGAATTTGGGAGCTCAAGACATGA